A DNA window from Anaerocolumna sp. AGMB13020 contains the following coding sequences:
- a CDS encoding methyl-accepting chemotaxis protein, with protein sequence MKRSKRIKDKKTRSSKRISAKEKKRLVGIRFKLIIGFAIPIFFIIGLGLLSYWKASDGLVSNYEKSTENTMKMAAKYLDYGFKGVESIASLYTKDTGIYYYIQNQNFTDDFNKKAYIQSLSTDLVKKVDSESMIEDIHIIPKAHSLVATSSNRSAEGFYNELKNDPIFTKISDTKIDHFWIGSHPVVDERLGTKTEDYAFSLVQKFQIDEGVIIIDIKKREINSFLKDLDFGKDSIVGVVTADGNEMLIKAGTDKKNETTAISLGNNKEEFHFTTEKYYQNAVSGAAAKGQNYVTYDGKEYLFLYNKIAGTGVVLCALIPKASFMEQAGSIKSFTTIIVVVAAVIAVLIAAFLSQGIAASLKHINRSLKQLAEGDFTVAMEHKHRDEFIILAGNTKDMINNMRKLILKVTNVSRLVSESAGNVLKASEDIAAASSEISLSINEIGHGISGQAQDSQNCLVQMDELSEKIKTVNTSIEEIEIIAENSKDMIIKGIGTMEELSKQSEATNDITRFVMNNITALEQKSHSIERIIQVINEIADQTNLLALNASIEAARAGEAGRGFAVVADEIRKLAEQSIKAAGEINSVIDDIIKQTTDTVSIAKDAEQIVSEQNGIVENTISTFRNIGDGIQKLANSLEVIGQNVTNMDSARGGTLSAVESISAISQQTLAASELVEDTVHVQNASVKALEEASLVLAENSKDLNEAINMFRV encoded by the coding sequence ATGAAAAGAAGTAAACGTATCAAAGATAAGAAAACAAGGAGCAGTAAGAGAATAAGTGCTAAGGAAAAAAAGAGGTTAGTGGGGATACGCTTTAAATTAATCATAGGATTTGCAATACCAATCTTTTTTATCATAGGCCTTGGATTATTATCCTATTGGAAAGCCTCGGATGGATTGGTAAGCAATTATGAGAAATCTACAGAAAATACAATGAAGATGGCTGCTAAATATCTGGATTATGGTTTTAAAGGTGTAGAATCCATAGCTTCGTTGTATACGAAGGATACGGGAATCTATTATTATATTCAGAATCAGAATTTTACAGATGATTTTAACAAGAAAGCATATATACAGAGCCTCAGTACGGACCTGGTAAAGAAAGTTGACTCTGAATCAATGATTGAGGACATACATATCATACCAAAAGCACACAGCCTGGTCGCCACCAGCTCTAACCGTTCTGCAGAAGGCTTTTATAATGAACTTAAAAATGATCCGATTTTTACAAAAATATCTGATACAAAGATTGACCATTTCTGGATAGGAAGTCATCCTGTAGTGGACGAAAGATTAGGTACCAAAACAGAGGATTACGCTTTTTCTCTTGTTCAGAAGTTTCAGATTGATGAAGGTGTTATTATAATAGACATAAAGAAAAGAGAGATTAACAGCTTCCTGAAGGATCTGGATTTTGGAAAGGACAGTATCGTAGGAGTCGTTACAGCCGATGGTAATGAAATGCTGATCAAAGCAGGCACTGATAAGAAAAATGAAACAACGGCTATATCCTTAGGCAACAACAAAGAAGAGTTTCATTTTACTACAGAGAAATATTATCAGAATGCAGTTTCAGGAGCTGCCGCTAAAGGACAAAATTATGTTACGTATGATGGAAAGGAGTATCTTTTCTTATATAATAAAATAGCAGGAACAGGAGTAGTATTATGCGCTTTGATTCCAAAAGCCAGCTTTATGGAACAGGCTGGCAGCATTAAGTCCTTTACCACGATAATTGTAGTGGTAGCAGCTGTTATTGCTGTGCTGATTGCAGCATTTCTTTCACAAGGAATCGCCGCAAGTCTTAAACATATTAACCGAAGTCTTAAGCAACTGGCTGAAGGCGATTTTACCGTAGCCATGGAGCACAAACACAGGGATGAATTTATTATTCTTGCGGGAAATACTAAAGACATGATAAATAATATGAGAAAACTCATTTTAAAAGTTACAAATGTCAGCAGGCTTGTTTCTGAATCAGCGGGCAATGTCTTAAAAGCTTCCGAGGACATAGCAGCAGCCAGCAGTGAAATCTCATTATCGATTAATGAGATTGGCCATGGTATATCCGGACAGGCACAGGATTCTCAAAATTGCCTCGTGCAAATGGATGAACTATCTGAGAAAATCAAGACTGTCAATACCAGTATAGAAGAGATCGAGATAATTGCTGAAAACTCCAAGGATATGATAATTAAGGGTATCGGTACCATGGAGGAACTTTCAAAACAGTCAGAAGCCACCAATGACATTACCAGATTTGTTATGAATAATATCACCGCATTGGAGCAGAAATCACATTCCATTGAAAGGATTATTCAGGTTATTAATGAAATAGCAGATCAGACCAATCTGCTGGCACTTAATGCTTCCATCGAAGCTGCAAGAGCAGGTGAAGCGGGCAGGGGATTTGCTGTAGTAGCAGATGAGATAAGAAAGCTTGCCGAGCAGTCCATAAAAGCTGCAGGTGAAATAAACAGTGTTATCGATGATATTATCAAGCAGACTACAGATACTGTAAGTATTGCAAAGGATGCGGAGCAGATTGTCAGTGAACAGAACGGTATTGTTGAGAATACCATTTCTACCTTCAGAAACATTGGAGATGGAATACAAAAACTTGCAAACAGTCTGGAGGTTATTGGACAGAATGTAACAAATATGGATTCTGCAAGAGGCGGAACACTTAGTGCTGTTGAAAGTATTTCTGCAATCTCACAGCAGACCCTGGCGGCTTCTGAGCTGGTTGAAGATACAGTACACGTACAGAATGCCTCCGTGAAAGCCTTGGAGGAAGCCTCCCTGGTATTGGCTGAGAATTCAAAAGATTTAAATGAAGCAATAAACATGTTTCGTGTTTAA
- the argS gene encoding arginine--tRNA ligase, producing the protein MQKLIDIIGKEVMEAFESCGYENKYGFVTLSNRPDLCQYQCNGALAAAKVYKKAPLAIAGEVVEVLSKSNAYEKIEAVAPGFINIVLTSEFITGYVKQLTRENQYGCEKTDKPKTIVIDYGGANVAKPLHVGHLRPAIIGESIKRIDRFLGHNVIGDVHLGDWGLQIGLIMMKIKMDQPDLVYFKKDYEGEYPKEAPFTISELEQIYPAASAYSKENDEFREAAKAATVELQNGNTGYLALWQHILNVSIEDLKKNYDNLLVDFDLWKKESDAQSYIPGMVEYLKEHNYARISEGALVVDVKEETDTKEMPPCMILKSDGGTLYNTTDLATMVERMELFAPDEILYVVDKRQELYFETVFRCAKKTKLVEEETKLTFLGFGTMNGKDGKPFKTRDGGVMRLENLISNISNAVLEKMLENREMDRQEAEAISKIVGLAALKYGDLSNQASKDYIFDLERFISFEGNTGPYLLYTIVRIKSIIQKYGNDTITTEALIPGKTLSEINLMLEASRFNDVVEAAGNEYAPHKICQYLYGVANAFNSFYHENKILAEEDKKKQKSWIALITLVKGILETGIDLLGFESPERM; encoded by the coding sequence ATGCAAAAATTAATTGATATCATAGGGAAGGAAGTTATGGAGGCTTTTGAGAGCTGTGGTTATGAGAATAAGTACGGCTTTGTTACACTTTCTAACAGACCTGATTTATGTCAATATCAATGCAACGGTGCGCTGGCGGCAGCTAAAGTCTACAAGAAAGCACCTCTTGCCATTGCGGGAGAAGTAGTAGAAGTACTGTCAAAAAGCAATGCCTATGAGAAGATAGAAGCAGTAGCACCCGGCTTTATTAATATTGTTTTAACCAGTGAATTTATAACCGGTTATGTAAAACAGCTTACCAGGGAGAATCAGTATGGCTGTGAGAAAACCGATAAACCAAAAACAATCGTTATAGATTACGGCGGTGCCAATGTCGCCAAACCTCTTCATGTAGGACATTTACGTCCGGCAATTATCGGTGAAAGCATCAAACGTATTGACCGTTTTTTAGGACATAATGTTATTGGTGACGTACATCTTGGGGACTGGGGACTGCAGATTGGTCTTATTATGATGAAGATTAAGATGGATCAGCCGGATTTAGTATATTTTAAGAAGGACTACGAAGGTGAATACCCGAAAGAGGCACCTTTTACAATCAGTGAGCTGGAGCAAATCTATCCCGCAGCAAGTGCTTATTCGAAGGAAAATGATGAGTTCAGAGAAGCAGCGAAAGCAGCTACAGTAGAACTTCAAAACGGTAATACAGGGTATCTTGCCCTGTGGCAGCATATATTGAATGTATCCATAGAAGATCTGAAAAAGAATTATGATAACCTTTTGGTGGATTTCGACCTCTGGAAGAAGGAAAGCGATGCCCAGAGTTATATACCTGGTATGGTGGAATATCTGAAAGAGCATAATTATGCAAGAATTAGTGAAGGTGCTTTGGTTGTCGATGTGAAAGAAGAGACAGATACCAAAGAAATGCCTCCCTGTATGATATTAAAGTCTGATGGTGGTACTCTTTATAACACCACCGATCTTGCTACTATGGTGGAACGAATGGAATTATTTGCGCCGGATGAGATTCTTTATGTAGTAGATAAGAGACAGGAATTATATTTTGAAACAGTTTTCCGTTGTGCAAAGAAGACAAAGCTGGTAGAGGAAGAAACAAAACTTACTTTTCTTGGATTTGGTACAATGAACGGAAAAGACGGTAAACCTTTTAAGACCCGTGACGGTGGTGTTATGCGTCTTGAGAATCTTATCAGCAATATCAGCAATGCTGTTCTTGAAAAGATGCTTGAAAACAGAGAGATGGACAGGCAGGAAGCAGAAGCTATCTCAAAGATTGTTGGTCTTGCCGCTTTAAAATATGGAGATCTTTCAAACCAGGCCTCCAAGGACTATATCTTTGACCTGGAGCGTTTCATCTCCTTTGAAGGAAATACTGGCCCTTACTTACTCTATACGATAGTACGGATTAAATCCATTATTCAGAAATATGGTAATGACACGATAACAACGGAGGCACTTATCCCAGGTAAAACTCTTTCTGAGATAAATCTTATGTTAGAGGCTTCAAGATTTAATGATGTAGTGGAAGCAGCCGGTAATGAATATGCGCCTCATAAGATTTGTCAGTACCTCTATGGAGTGGCAAACGCATTTAACAGCTTTTATCATGAGAACAAGATTCTTGCGGAAGAAGATAAGAAGAAGCAGAAATCCTGGATAGCTTTAATAACTTTGGTAAAAGGGATACTTGAAACTGGTATCGATTTATTAGGTTTTGAGTCTCCAGAAAGAATGTAG
- a CDS encoding PspC domain-containing protein, with the protein MEDKRLYRSRSNRMIAGVCGGAADYLKVDPTIVRLVFVLLAFFGASAGIWIYLIAAIIVPNEP; encoded by the coding sequence ATGGAGGATAAGAGATTATACCGTTCCAGAAGTAACAGAATGATTGCGGGAGTATGCGGCGGAGCAGCGGATTATTTGAAAGTCGACCCAACAATAGTCAGACTGGTTTTTGTACTGCTTGCATTTTTCGGTGCCTCAGCGGGCATCTGGATTTATTTGATTGCAGCAATTATAGTTCCGAACGAACCGTAA
- a CDS encoding DUF4097 family beta strand repeat-containing protein, with protein sequence MRVFLKNLLRIAGGAIAIGFILGVVAFSMDNQIYAKWSNVNFNLANGWFHWIDEDYEDSSDTSDYKIDAETKKYLIEAASIDNKDTTSGYPITYKDIKELEINMLAGKLQIREGDSFSIDVSENAENRIVSEVKDGKWIIREKSSTSGEAGTLSVFGVDIDLDDMERRTDAVEVYITLPEDFVARKIDLSVEAGLIKADMLAADTGRFSIGAGSIIIDELHMESKSTYEVAAGTLKIDDAAIHNVKIECTVGSVDIDGVITGESKISSSMGYIDLDLEGNKEDYDYSINCKLGSLSLNGERYSGVNTQITQKNKAANNMILSCDLGGIDMDID encoded by the coding sequence ATGAGGGTATTTCTGAAGAATTTATTACGAATTGCCGGAGGAGCTATAGCAATAGGCTTTATTTTGGGAGTGGTAGCCTTTAGTATGGATAATCAGATATATGCCAAGTGGTCTAACGTTAATTTTAATCTGGCAAATGGTTGGTTTCATTGGATCGATGAAGATTATGAGGATAGCAGTGATACATCTGACTATAAAATTGATGCAGAAACAAAAAAGTATCTCATAGAAGCTGCTTCCATTGACAATAAGGATACTACATCTGGATATCCTATTACTTATAAAGATATAAAGGAACTTGAGATCAATATGCTGGCTGGAAAGCTGCAGATAAGAGAAGGTGATTCTTTTTCGATTGATGTTAGTGAGAATGCTGAGAATAGGATAGTCAGTGAAGTAAAGGATGGTAAATGGATTATCAGAGAAAAGAGCAGTACCTCTGGGGAGGCAGGGACCTTAAGTGTCTTTGGAGTTGATATTGATCTTGATGATATGGAAAGGAGAACCGATGCAGTTGAGGTCTATATTACCTTGCCGGAGGATTTTGTAGCAAGGAAAATTGACCTGTCTGTTGAAGCAGGTCTGATTAAAGCAGATATGCTTGCTGCTGATACCGGTAGGTTCTCCATAGGTGCCGGTTCCATTATCATTGACGAATTGCATATGGAATCGAAATCTACTTATGAAGTTGCAGCAGGTACGCTTAAAATAGATGATGCAGCTATTCATAACGTAAAAATTGAATGTACCGTTGGCAGTGTAGATATTGACGGAGTCATAACCGGTGAGAGTAAAATCAGTTCTTCCATGGGTTATATTGATCTGGATCTTGAAGGTAATAAAGAAGATTATGATTATTCCATTAACTGTAAACTTGGCTCCCTTTCATTAAATGGTGAAAGATACAGCGGTGTCAATACCCAGATTACACAAAAGAACAAAGCAGCCAATAATATGATTTTATCCTGTGATTTAGGTGGCATAGATATGGATATAGACTGA
- a CDS encoding DUF1700 domain-containing protein → MTKNEFIQELGYLLVDIPEEERNEALEFYRNYFDEAGLEEEETVIMELGSPKEVADSIKKSLEYGSTEEGYFSENGFHNAYQEKTNLPVFSRYIRNDKDTGTNGSERSTTADSRDSYKNNSSNYKNSTAKDYKNKHNTGNTILLIILLFFGIPMAIPVAATIFALFVAVVATIFSIWIAFFAVSVAMLITGIVLALSGVFQLSISPALGLSLTGGGLIVFGVGILFAIATIWIAGKAIPAVFNWIKMIWNKIFQKRRVYA, encoded by the coding sequence ATGACAAAGAATGAGTTTATACAGGAGTTGGGATATCTACTGGTGGATATTCCGGAAGAAGAAAGAAACGAAGCTCTTGAGTTCTATCGGAATTATTTTGACGAAGCAGGACTGGAAGAGGAAGAAACGGTAATCATGGAGTTGGGATCTCCCAAGGAAGTAGCAGACAGTATCAAAAAATCCCTTGAGTATGGAAGTACAGAAGAAGGATATTTTTCGGAGAACGGCTTTCATAATGCATATCAGGAAAAAACTAATTTACCTGTTTTCAGCAGATATATAAGAAACGATAAAGATACCGGCACTAACGGTAGTGAGAGAAGCACAACAGCAGATAGTCGTGATTCTTACAAAAATAATAGCAGCAACTACAAAAATAGTACTGCAAAAGACTATAAGAACAAACATAATACCGGAAATACCATACTGTTGATTATTCTTTTATTTTTTGGTATTCCGATGGCAATACCGGTAGCAGCAACAATATTTGCCTTATTCGTAGCTGTAGTTGCAACGATTTTCAGTATCTGGATTGCATTTTTTGCCGTCTCTGTTGCCATGCTGATTACTGGTATTGTGCTTGCCCTATCAGGTGTATTTCAATTATCCATATCACCAGCTCTGGGCTTAAGTTTAACCGGGGGTGGACTTATAGTTTTTGGTGTGGGAATACTCTTTGCTATTGCCACTATCTGGATAGCAGGGAAAGCAATACCTGCTGTATTTAATTGGATTAAGATGATCTGGAACAAGATCTTCCAAAAAAGGAGGGTATACGCATGA
- a CDS encoding PadR family transcriptional regulator — MVFNTGAALLDAIVLGIVSKDQEGTYGYKITQDIRQVIEISESTLYPVLRRLQKEDCLEVYDQAFDGRNRRYYKITDKGKAQLKLYIKEWKIYAAKINNIFVGVEVS; from the coding sequence ATGGTATTTAATACAGGAGCAGCTTTACTGGATGCCATTGTTCTTGGTATCGTATCCAAAGATCAGGAAGGTACCTATGGCTATAAGATAACCCAGGATATACGTCAGGTTATTGAAATATCGGAGTCCACCCTGTACCCGGTACTCAGACGACTTCAGAAAGAGGATTGTCTGGAAGTCTATGATCAGGCATTTGACGGCCGGAACAGAAGATATTACAAGATTACGGATAAAGGGAAAGCCCAATTAAAACTTTATATAAAAGAATGGAAGATTTACGCGGCTAAGATTAATAACATTTTTGTGGGGGTGGAAGTCTCATGA
- the sdaAA gene encoding L-serine ammonia-lyase, iron-sulfur-dependent, subunit alpha produces MEFKTGKVLLQLCKENQIPISEVMLLREMEISQTDRDTVLLRMEHSWNIMKASAKDALTKKLKSMGGLIGGEALKLTQRRMSGDPSACGGLMSKAISYAMGVLEVNSSMGLIVAAPTAGASGVIPGTFLAMQEEYGFSDKEMIMALFHAGAIGYLITYNATIAGAEGGCQAEVGSASAMAASAVTELLGGSPESSLHAATSAISNLLGLVCDPIGGLVEAPCQQRNAIGVSNALISAELALSGIRNVVPFDEAVNVMYRVGKGLPGELRETALGGMAAAPSACALCGLCN; encoded by the coding sequence ATGGAATTTAAAACAGGAAAAGTGCTGCTACAATTATGCAAGGAGAATCAAATACCCATTTCTGAGGTTATGCTGCTAAGAGAGATGGAAATCAGTCAGACTGACAGGGATACGGTATTATTAAGAATGGAACATTCCTGGAATATCATGAAGGCATCTGCTAAAGATGCTCTTACAAAAAAGCTTAAATCCATGGGGGGATTAATTGGCGGAGAAGCTTTAAAACTGACACAAAGAAGAATGTCCGGTGACCCATCTGCCTGCGGAGGGCTGATGTCAAAGGCAATATCCTATGCTATGGGCGTTCTTGAAGTTAACAGTTCTATGGGACTGATTGTTGCTGCGCCAACGGCTGGTGCTTCGGGTGTTATACCCGGTACCTTTCTTGCGATGCAGGAGGAGTATGGCTTTTCGGATAAGGAAATGATTATGGCCCTGTTCCACGCTGGTGCTATAGGATATTTGATAACCTACAATGCGACCATTGCCGGTGCGGAAGGTGGCTGTCAGGCAGAGGTTGGCAGTGCTTCTGCCATGGCAGCCTCAGCGGTTACAGAACTACTGGGTGGAAGCCCTGAGAGCAGCCTTCATGCGGCGACCAGTGCAATTTCTAATCTTCTGGGGTTGGTTTGTGACCCGATCGGTGGACTGGTGGAAGCACCTTGTCAGCAGAGAAATGCAATAGGTGTATCAAATGCATTAATATCAGCAGAGCTGGCTTTGAGCGGAATTCGAAATGTAGTGCCTTTTGATGAGGCAGTCAATGTTATGTACCGCGTGGGGAAAGGACTTCCGGGTGAGCTTCGGGAAACTGCTCTTGGGGGTATGGCAGCGGCACCAAGTGCTTGTGCTTTGTGCGGGCTTTGTAATTGA
- the sdaAB gene encoding L-serine ammonia-lyase, iron-sulfur-dependent subunit beta — MYSSKEISVFDIIGPNMIGPSSSHTAGALRIARLAANMVKNPIKQVVFTLYGSFAMTYRGHGTDRALVAGILGYDTEDGRIKESFHYAEVAGLAYDFIINKEEKDIHPNTVDILIIDEKGEKTSVTGISVGGGRAELKKINGVEIDLSGDYYTLVIKHRDLPGVVAAVTHILGQFSINIAFMKLYRENKGAIAYSIIEADDIIEAAVIDEIEDLPNIYQAFLIEKL, encoded by the coding sequence ATGTATTCATCGAAAGAAATCAGTGTATTTGATATTATCGGCCCCAATATGATAGGGCCTTCAAGTTCTCATACGGCGGGAGCATTAAGAATAGCAAGACTTGCCGCCAATATGGTGAAAAATCCGATTAAGCAGGTGGTTTTTACTTTATATGGATCATTTGCCATGACATATAGAGGACATGGTACGGACAGAGCTCTGGTAGCAGGGATTTTAGGTTATGATACGGAGGATGGAAGGATTAAAGAATCCTTTCATTATGCAGAGGTTGCCGGTTTAGCTTATGATTTTATCATAAACAAAGAAGAGAAGGATATTCATCCGAATACGGTTGACATCCTTATAATAGATGAAAAGGGTGAGAAAACCTCCGTTACTGGTATCTCTGTTGGCGGTGGAAGAGCAGAACTTAAGAAAATCAATGGTGTGGAGATTGATTTGTCGGGTGATTATTATACACTTGTGATTAAACACAGAGATTTACCAGGTGTGGTTGCAGCAGTTACTCATATTCTGGGACAATTTTCAATTAATATTGCATTTATGAAACTATACAGAGAAAATAAAGGTGCGATTGCTTATTCCATAATTGAAGCTGATGATATTATTGAAGCAGCAGTAATAGATGAAATAGAAGATTTACCCAATATATATCAGGCCTTTCTGATTGAAAAGCTATAA
- a CDS encoding ABC transporter permease, translated as MAKNFYLRMAAANLRRDKGMYVPYAISYIIFSAIYFMVVTLMTTDGLKNVPEKDSIKTMFALGMIIMSITTIIFMLYINSFLIKRRKKEFGLYGILGLEKRHISRIIIFENFILSSISLVLGIVSSCVFGNLIFLLLLKTLKVSPDSHFSLNWQPFSITTVLFAIIFVLTTAFNFIQVRTANPIDLLKGEQVGEKKVRFVLLKTLIGTALLVTAYYMANTVKNGGAALNQFFVAVLMVIVATNLLFQAGSQFVLHRLKSRKKFYYKAKNFIAISGLFHRMKQNAAGLANICILSTMVLVTISTCVALYLGQEDIIRYNNPNDLEIIIHDRLSEEKINSINDIIDKEASAKGIMIQDFYRYNRAATSSVFLLNGKILPYNSPEIDRDTPMYELWSQIRGLQVVPLAEYIAVTGDNRELADKEVLLLTDKEDLKLIDMKTLDKDYVIKDTLIDTVFNKGKNTPVTDIFLITADEQNAEKLLENYYQQKWDDASSYKFILNMEGNEKDQLEFTYNLKEKLISAAEGNTITVSSIDLRRQEDYGLFGGLLFLGIFFTIMFLCATVLIIYFKQVSEGYDDRERYEILQKVGMDDREVKKTISRQILLVFFLPLAAAVLHLSAARHMIIKMLESFYLFDTMLSTVCIIGSGVIFAVIYVCVYKFTARTYYRIIKF; from the coding sequence TTGGCTAAGAACTTTTACTTACGAATGGCAGCTGCTAATCTGAGAAGAGACAAGGGGATGTATGTTCCTTATGCCATATCCTATATCATCTTTTCTGCTATTTATTTTATGGTAGTCACCCTTATGACCACTGACGGGTTAAAAAATGTTCCAGAAAAAGACAGTATAAAGACAATGTTTGCCTTAGGTATGATCATAATGAGTATAACCACGATCATATTCATGTTATATATCAACAGTTTCCTGATAAAAAGAAGAAAGAAAGAATTCGGACTTTATGGAATACTGGGGCTTGAGAAAAGACATATAAGCCGTATTATTATTTTTGAGAACTTTATATTAAGCTCTATATCCCTGGTACTTGGTATTGTATCCAGTTGTGTGTTCGGAAATCTGATATTTTTATTGCTGCTGAAAACTTTAAAGGTGTCTCCTGACAGCCATTTTTCCTTAAACTGGCAACCTTTTTCAATAACTACAGTGTTGTTTGCGATTATATTCGTCTTAACCACAGCATTTAATTTCATACAAGTAAGGACTGCTAACCCCATTGATCTGCTGAAAGGAGAGCAGGTCGGTGAGAAGAAAGTACGCTTTGTCCTGTTAAAGACCTTAATAGGAACAGCATTATTGGTTACTGCTTATTATATGGCGAATACCGTAAAAAATGGTGGCGCAGCTCTCAACCAATTCTTTGTTGCTGTTCTTATGGTAATAGTGGCTACGAACTTACTGTTCCAGGCTGGAAGCCAGTTTGTCTTACATCGGTTAAAGAGTCGGAAGAAATTCTATTACAAGGCGAAAAATTTCATTGCCATTTCCGGTTTATTCCACCGTATGAAGCAGAATGCTGCAGGTCTGGCTAATATCTGTATTCTCTCAACAATGGTTCTCGTAACAATATCCACCTGTGTTGCTCTTTATCTGGGACAGGAGGATATTATAAGGTACAATAATCCCAATGACCTTGAGATTATAATACACGACCGGCTATCAGAGGAGAAGATAAACAGTATAAATGATATTATTGATAAAGAAGCAAGTGCAAAAGGAATAATGATTCAGGATTTCTATAGGTATAACAGGGCGGCTACTTCATCTGTGTTTTTACTTAATGGTAAGATATTACCGTATAATAGCCCTGAAATTGACAGGGATACCCCGATGTATGAGTTATGGTCTCAGATTCGTGGGTTGCAAGTGGTTCCTTTAGCAGAATATATAGCTGTAACTGGTGATAACCGGGAACTTGCGGATAAGGAAGTGTTATTATTAACGGATAAAGAGGATCTTAAACTGATAGATATGAAGACACTTGATAAGGACTATGTTATAAAGGATACATTAATTGATACAGTCTTTAACAAAGGGAAAAATACTCCGGTTACAGATATATTCCTTATTACAGCCGATGAACAGAATGCTGAAAAACTCCTGGAGAATTATTATCAGCAGAAGTGGGATGATGCTAGTAGTTACAAATTCATTCTGAATATGGAAGGAAATGAAAAAGATCAGCTGGAATTTACCTACAATCTTAAAGAGAAGTTAATAAGTGCAGCAGAAGGCAATACAATTACTGTATCTTCAATTGACTTAAGACGGCAAGAGGATTACGGGCTTTTCGGAGGGCTACTCTTTCTTGGGATATTCTTTACGATCATGTTTTTATGTGCTACAGTTCTGATTATCTATTTTAAGCAGGTTTCAGAAGGATATGACGATAGAGAACGATATGAAATACTTCAGAAAGTAGGAATGGATGATAGAGAAGTGAAAAAGACCATAAGCAGACAGATTCTGCTGGTATTCTTCCTTCCTCTTGCAGCAGCAGTTCTTCATCTTAGCGCTGCCAGACATATGATAATAAAAATGCTTGAATCCTTCTACCTGTTTGACACAATGCTTTCAACTGTTTGCATTATTGGCTCAGGTGTTATATTTGCAGTCATTTATGTATGTGTATATAAATTTACCGCAAGGACTTATTACCGAATCATTAAATTCTAA
- a CDS encoding ABC transporter ATP-binding protein codes for MELLQVQNLKKVYSTRLGGQKVSALNDVSFDIAKGEFIAIMGASGSGKTTLLNIIASLDKPTSGEIYLEGKGLSVIKDRELSAFRRMNLGFVFQDFNLLDNFSVKDNILLPLVLSGESVESMEERLLPLVKRLGIEKLLEKFPYEVSGGEKQRTAMARAVITNPKLILADEPTGALDSKASTLVLSLFEELNKNGQTILMVTHSAMAASYARRVLFIKDGELFSQVYKGADNKKEFFDKIVSNLSVLSEGGADIG; via the coding sequence ATGGAATTATTACAGGTTCAAAATCTTAAAAAAGTATACAGTACCAGGTTAGGCGGGCAGAAAGTTAGTGCCCTGAATGATGTCAGCTTTGACATTGCTAAAGGTGAGTTTATTGCTATTATGGGAGCTTCCGGCTCTGGTAAGACTACCTTACTCAATATCATAGCATCTTTGGATAAACCTACTTCGGGAGAGATCTATCTGGAGGGCAAGGGTCTGTCAGTCATAAAGGACAGAGAATTGTCAGCCTTTCGAAGAATGAACCTCGGGTTTGTATTTCAGGACTTTAATCTATTAGATAACTTCTCGGTAAAAGATAATATTCTGCTTCCTTTGGTACTTTCAGGAGAATCAGTAGAGTCTATGGAAGAAAGACTCCTGCCCCTGGTAAAGCGGCTTGGGATTGAGAAACTTCTGGAGAAATTCCCTTATGAGGTATCAGGAGGAGAGAAGCAAAGAACGGCTATGGCCAGAGCGGTTATAACCAATCCCAAATTGATACTGGCAGATGAACCTACCGGTGCCTTGGACTCAAAAGCATCTACGCTGGTACTGTCACTCTTTGAAGAACTGAACAAGAATGGTCAGACAATCCTTATGGTAACGCACAGTGCCATGGCAGCAAGTTATGCCAGAAGAGTCCTGTTCATCAAAGATGGGGAGCTTTTCAGCCAGGTATATAAAGGCGCGGATAACAAGAAAGAATTCTTTGATAAAATAGTCTCTAATCTGTCAGTGCTGTCAGAGGGGGGTGCTGACATTGGCTAA